The Watersipora subatra chromosome 7, tzWatSuba1.1, whole genome shotgun sequence genomic interval CGCTACGTGCCGAGTGCCACTACATAGAATAAGCTTGAACAATGTGCACACACAATATCGAGTTTACGAGTTTAGTACAGACACAATATCAAGTCTAGGACTTGAGTAGCTTGTTAGCTCTCTTGTTGGCCTCGACTACACGAGTCTCGTTAGACTGGGTCTGGAAGTAGATACAAACAGACAGACGCATGTAgtaacaatgaagaataacaacATTAGCTGAATAGCTAGATACTAGAAGGTCAAGTCTGCACCAAACTATACAAAGTTTGCTGACAAAAAGAATGGAAGCATTGCATGATTTTTAGGAACTCTGCgctaaatatacaaaaaaatcaATCCTTTTGCCATGCACGCATAAGAGGTATTGTGgatttagctattaaaatacataGTTGTAAGCATTTCATCATGCAATGTCATAAGGGCAGGCTATTACTACATTTCCATGACACGTATGATGTGGATtcggagttgtgcgcacattgtGTTACCCTGCAATAAGTGTTCCAATGGACATTTGCACGATGTGGATCAACGCAGGCGCTTTGTTAAAAAGTTAAGGATATCTACACCAGAGTTGAAAGCAATGCATTCGGAAATGTTCGAATCGAAATAGGAATGACTGAAGTGtgtaaaatggaatagcttgcatggCATTTTCCATGGAACCATCAAGTGCCATTTTTCATCTTTCATAAGTGTGAAACAGTCAGCAAATATTTGTGAATAACAAACCACGCTTGCCTTGCATATTTAGGGAGACATAAACTTGTGGATTACTCGTGTCATGGAAACTCAGTGTATATAAAGTTGGCTGACAAACACAATGGAAGCTTTGTATGATGCCTTGCTGCAATATGTTTGGTAGCGCTTGCGAAAGAATGGAAATAACAGCgggagaaaacaactcccatATTATCATGTATGTGGTGTTTATATAGTTGAAGAATCTTGTAAAAATTGGTTTTTTGCTTTCCAAAACACAGACGAAAATGAGAGTAGACCTATGGCCTGTTCTAAACCATATCACCGACACCAATTGCTCAAGATGAACATTTCTAATAGCCACTCGCTTTGAGAGGCCTGCACGGTCAGAGCTGACGATGAACATCTATTCTAAACCTGTTCTGTCGAGTGAAATTTCAGTCAAGTTTTAAGAAGTCAACTTTCAGAGAAAATTGTCAAGTGAAATTTCCAAAATGAgaatttgatatcaaaataccTATCGCTTGAATGATGGGAATGACTGTATTGATTCGAATGACTTTGAACGATTAGAACTTTCCCAAACATTCTCTTTCTGACATTATCGCTAATCTACTGAGTGAGCAAATGTATACTCGCTACCTGACCCTATGGAATAGCTTTCACCGATATTCTCGCTGCATAACCATAAACAGCGAACGCTGATTAACTGAAGTGATCATGCATTTCgtgtttaaaataatattgGCTTACTGAGTGTTTAAAAGAAccttataaaaacatttaattgaTTGGCTATCTGATCCAAGATAGTCCAGGACCTTGAAACCAAAACTAACAATATGTGAGCAATCCCTCCAAGATGGAGtgtgatgtctgcttagctttactgcaagcagaggctgagCTTGTTTTTAAGAACATTACTGTGCAAACAACGACTTTGTGATTTTGGCTGGACAGTGACAAGGGAACCTCAACAGCTGGAGTTGCAGCTGCAACTACAAACTGCAAATCGCTCTCTGCAAGTCACCTCCAGTTACAGAGAGCGATTTAAAGTTGAATTttattcctgtcaccaccagcTGCCTTTTTTGGGAATTCAACCCCATCCTGTTGTTCGCATGTCGGACTCTCCAGACCACTAGGCTACGGCTGCTCTATCTAATTATCGGAGATACATTGAGAGCAAATCTGTAACATCCAACCTCTATGTAGAGCTAACAAGGCTCTCTTTGCCTTCTAATCAAGCAGAGATGAACACAAAATCACCTCACATAACCAGCCATTGTATTATTTTTGTCGCAAAGACAAGCTAACAGGAAGCATGGTTATGTAAATGTACTTAATTAATGGCAACCCCTAGAGGGACTACATGCAACTATCCATAATACAAACCTTCCTGTTGATATTATCTATAGCTTTGTTCTGTGATGTGATCTCATTGCCCATATCGACAGCCATGTTTCTTAAGTTCGAGACCATGCTGCCGACCTGTTGTAAGTTCTCCTCCATCTCATCCTCTCTCGCATCATCAGTAATTCTACAGCGATGAAACGAGTGACATCAGAGCCTAGctcatgtttttcattacaatgCATAGCCTACATTGTACTCCCTCAGTCTATACAAGCATTTGCCAGATTGTATTACCTGTAGCCTGTTACACCACATGTGACACGAGACGCGCCATTCTTTGCATGGTATAAAACTGTGAATTAATGCTAGAAGTGGTCCTTTCCATATAATCTATTGTACTGGGTATTTGCGTTGGCCGGCATAAGCATAATATAGTTATTTAACCCTTATTCATGCTATTATTTTAGTTGCTAAttgtttattgttaaaaacttaGTTATGCATTCATTCGGTATTATTGCATAATCGTGGCATCATCAACTTTGCTAAGTCAACAGCACAACAATAATATCACACCAAGGAGACAGTGTCAAATATTAATACTTTCACACAAACTGTTGTGTAAATTTTGACTGATCAATTTGAAACAAGGTAAAACACTAAGTCTACTTTTCATGCTAGAAAggaggaagcaactccaaaaaaTGTAAGGACAGGATTTTACTGCTTCCAAATAAATTTAGCAAAATCACTGATAATAACTATTTACTTTTAACATGAACAAAAAAAAACGTAAAGTATTATAATAacactatttttaattttatttaggcATCCTAGTTTGCCTGCTGAAGCAgttttatgaatagaaaaatgaGTAAAATTAATTCTAAGTTCACACGGCTTGAGCTAGATTAGCTGCGTATTTCTATTGGGGCGTCTACCCTGAGCCCCGCCTTCTTCTTGTATCACCAAGACTACACCTCGATTAGCTGCGTATTTCTATTGGGGCATCTACCCTGAGCACCGCCTTCTTCTTGTATCACCAAGACTACACCTCGATTTGCTTATCTCTAACACGGCGACAAAGTGACAGCAAAAAcgtcatttttattaattattacttttttatataGTTTCTTACGAACAGATTCGCTTTCGTATTTACGATTTTACATAATGTAGTACACTTTTTTAACCGTTTCACCATTGTGAACAGCTATAGGCAATCCTATAGTGGTTTGTCAAAGGTGACTATAATTGAAATTCAATCATGGAAATAGTAATATTTTGAGACAAACAGTAAAAACAGTTTTGCATTTATTGCTGAAGAAGATATCATGGTAGATCCTAGGTTGGAGTGTAGTGAACATGAGTGTAGTTCTGAATCAGGTGATGAAAGTGTACAATTGGCTAGTGTAGTGAAAAGCTAGAATGTATAGATTGCAGTTTGATATCATAGAAAAGTATtcaattaattatttctataaacaTTTTCAAGAGGACTCATTTTAATTGGTTGCAGAAAAAAACAATCGCAGACTGGAGTTTTTAGACAGACCCATTGATCTTCGGGAGCAttcaagataaaaataaattgtaataaaaatgaaatcaaTGCTTCTATTGGGCGGCAAATACTAATTGGCTTGCTGTCTAAACTGCAGACAGCTGACTACTGGCCACTCGCTGACTATGACTCGTCACTTGGTTTTCGATCAGTCAGGTCCTGAAACTGATTTCATTTACTAAATACTGACTTTCATTTTTGTGATAATGGAAATGAGTGTTTTTGCAGACAACCTGACCTCGTTTTTCAAGATCTCACTTCTTATAGATATTTTCTTACCATTGACCGAGGATTGCTACATACCCAAACGAGAAATCAGCGTTGATGAGCCATTGTGCGACTTCAAGACTTCAAGTCATTGTGCTACTTCAACTATTTTAGCAATATATTCGGGATGATGCTAAGTGAGGACCCGAAGCACAAACCGAATTAGGTTGTATGCAGCAATTTAACATGATATCCAATGAGAAAGCAGAGAAGATATGGCTGCGGAGACTACATTGATGGCAGAGGTGTAAACATAGCCATGTACCCAAGTACCACATTGGTTTACCAAGTATTCTATAGTAAAGCTTTACttattatttgtgtttattattattaaatatattatttaataataataaatacaaacatttgAACAAATTATTTGAACATTTTACAAGAAGTAATGCGTATGCACTGCAGAATAAATAATTCTTTTGCTTGCATATTCGGCTGTATTACTTCCTGTTTACAATAAATGTAAAAGGTATTTGCTCATTTTAAACCAAAAACTACGAAAAAGGAAAAATCTATTATATTTTAAGGGATCAATTAGGGGATGGGTGAGACCATGCATTTACCAATATCACAGTGACAGGGTTAATGCTTTATgaaatccttcgtttttttcgTAACGTCATTCTATGAGTGCGAAATTGTGAATTATCGTGGTCTGCCATCTTTGTACACAACTTTTATCGTggaaaacacgaagcttctgcaattttTCGGTGACGCTGAACACTTTTCTCCCAGAGAATCGCGATATAAACGGGAAATAACACCAGAAATACTATTCAATAATGTAAAGTGAACAAGAGTGACGATTGtttgtctacaaatatggcggcatTTCCGCGAACGAGAGCGTGTGCAGCCGAATTGATGACATAAAAAAAATGAAGGATTACCTGAATTATTTGTCATAAAGTTTTTGAGCTGCAGaacaaatttaacaaaacaCAATGCATAGTTTTAAGAATATTTCCTCAGACATACAGCAGTTTTACAGCACAAAAATAAagtgttaaaaaaaattaattttctattttaaGGCTTGAATGTACTTTGAGATAATGACTGTTCTTGTAGAGAAACAGCGTACAGAATGACAATCTTTTTTATAATTACTTGTATTCGCTACATAACTTAGGTCTATTGTTAATGAAGCTAAACCACTGCAAACAATGTAAAAGTTTTCTCAACATTTATACAATGGTATCAATTTTGAATAAACctataatgatgataataagaACTACTTGCCTTGTAAAAATGAGCTAATCTAGATGTTGCTAGGAAACAAGTCAACACAAACTTAACAATTTTCAAGTCAACTATAACTTAAAGATTACTGATCAaaataaacagttttttaaCGAGAGCAGTTAGTTCACACACCTTtcctttattttaaaaacttcacaaaTATGGTAGTCACATTAATATGGTAGTCACACTAATATGGTAGTCACACTAATGTGTAATAGTAAAAGTCTATACCTTGCAACCATGTTTCCTGTGGGAGCCATTCCACCCCCAACTACCGGCCGTGGACCCTCTGTAGTCGGCTGATCATTTGGATCTTTCCAGCTAGCATCGTAATTCATTCCTTGTGGGTTCTTTGCCCTGAATAGCAGACAGCCGATAATCTTAACCTCTAGCCTCTGCTATGTACTCTAAGACAGTATCATGTGAGAGTCAGAGCACATAAAACGCTATGATTACATACAGAACACTTTGCATATCCACCCAACACATTCTTTCAGAAATGATTAGCCAGTTGACAGCAGAGGTAATTTTATTAAGCCTTTTTATAAACAACCAATAGTGAGTTATGGTAGGATAAGACAACTCCTTACGTAATGCACTGTAAAGTTTTAACCAGCATGATTGCTTACAAGCAGGCAATAATTTTATACCTTTTTAAGAGCTTATGAACGCTGACAATTTATCTTTTTATATTGTCATTGACCTTCTTTAAACAACAAAAATCTGTTGTCATGAAATGTGTCCAACACTTCCTCTCTACACATGGTCAGACAAACTCAAAAATAATTTCAGAAAACGGTTCCTCTATCTCTACACAAGGAACAGCCACAAATGGTTGTGCCCGACTGCGCCAAAACCTTCCCCATTGTAGTTACCAGCTCGACAAACTACAACTTGCATACTTTTTCCAAGGCAGCACACAGAGACCACAACATTTTTCTAGGCCTTCCAGACTTTTTTCTGCATCCTTCATGTCTGTATTGATCTTATCCATACCTTCTTCTATCCTGTCCAGTTGCTCTAGAAAATTATGAAATGTATCATTTGCTGTAGTCAATACACCCGATCGAGATGAAATATTTGAACTGAAACTACATTGAGCGatcaaattttcaaatattcaTAGTATAAATTTGAACATAGGAACTGAGAAACCTGTAGCTATAAAACTTCATCCAGTGTAATGCTACACCATGAAGATGTTGCAATTTCTAAAGTGTCGAGGTCAACATGCATCAAGAAGGGAGAAGGCTTGTAGAATGTTGAGAGCAGCTTAATGATACAAAAGAATGCAAATCAATGAAAATAAATCTAAGAATTTACTGtaaaacatgaatattttaaaGTCAACAGCTGCTATGCATTTGATAACCTAAAAGTTAaggtaacacaactccaaaaattattttccgcacaatttttgtagattttttgtTTCTATTATAAGAAAAAACTTATCAAAGTAGAGACATTTAAATTCACTGTAGAACATGGATATTTTATAGTACACAACCGCTACTTGACAAGATTAAAGTTAAGGTAACACAACTCCCAAGAAGTGATGTAGCAAtgcaatttttatagattttgttGCAATGTAAGAAAGGCCCTATCAAAGTGGAGGTATGGTTGCAGCTACCCCATGCCAGACCACACAGAGATAGCAGATGTCCCAGAGCCATAGCTTTATAGCCATTCCATGCATAGAAGGCAGCAGTTACACCCCATCATGTTTATACTAGTAATGCTACCACTATTATCATTAAATTAAACATTCTCGAAACAACGAAACACCATAATATCCGCACAGTTTAATCCAGCTGATAAAGCCATGGCTCTGAGGTTAACCTTATGTTACTTATCACCTCTCTGGTAAGACAAATGTGAAGACGGAATCGGCTACAGAAAACATAAAAGCAAACATGAAGCTATACACTAGCGATTGCTACTGCCCAACTAACCAGTTATACAGGTATAGTGTGACTCCAAGGCTACATAGTAAATGTAACCACAGGAGACATGACAACTATCTGGTTGATTAGACCACCCAGCAAATATAAAAGGCAAAATTAGATCTTACCGCCTTGTTCATTAAGCGCTACGATAGTTTTGACGCCACTATCTTGGGCCTAAAATAAAGTGTGGCACTAGAAATAAGGTGAGTGAACAGACAACACAAAAGAGAGAAAGTTGGAACAACAGCAACCTGGAAAGTTTTATAAGTTTGATGAATGATGCCGAGCGTCAGCACATTTATATCAACAGCTTAATATTACATAACCtgagtaaaaaaaatatataaaaattatggcTTAGTAGCGCAAGTAAAGGTAATAATAGCGTCCGTTAGATTACATGATCTCGATTAGTACATtccaattatttattattatcatattatatattattatctaagCAACAGTTGGCCACTGAAATTGAATAAATGGTTTGCCAATAGCGTCTAAAATTCCTTTCTCTgttaagagaacggatattcgctgaaatattgttaaaacagctggcaatgatattttcaaaataattgttagaggttgaatgcaatttgttcatatcatctAAGTTGAATGAGTTGAAAATCTATAACTGTCgtgtaaaaaacgaggacacaaatcTTCAAAGCTTTTGAAACCTATAATTGACATAAAATCAACATTTAGCATAGGAAGAGTAATATACtcgttatatatttttttagtatataatatactttTTTGACATGTGAAATGTTACATGTTAGTTATACAAGTGTCCtccatatttttataaacatccAACGATCGCGTTTATAAGATGCCATAAAAAAAGCCCTGTTTGAACTAGCTCTATAGCTTGAAAATGTTAATAATAGAAGCGCTACGATTAATCAACTCAAATGCTTGTTTTCCAAGTTGCTGAACACTCTGGTTAGTTCATGAGGGAAATAGATAGAGAAACAAAATACATCAAGAATGCGTAAAAAAATGTAACTGATAAATTGTGAGTGCGCCAAAGCCACAACATAACTCTAACCAAATGATATCGACACATTAAGCTAGTGAGAGAAACTAAAATCACATCAAAGTGGAGTGACAGAAAAGTGACAATATATTTCACACTGAATGACACTTGCCAACACCTGCCAACACCCAACTGCTGTTGTCACTGTCACAATTAGCCTTTTAACTATCTATAGTTTTGACACTATGTTTAGATGGACCCGTGAGAGTTGACAATGACAAGCGGGTAGGTGGTTTCAGGCGCTCACAGAATAGATAGATACCTCCTTGTTCGTCTAGGAATACTAGAGTTTTGATGCCAGCTTCTTTACTCTAGTTATAAGAACACCTCAATGAATTAATATTGAAAAACAGGTATACGAGTACATCATACCATACACAGAGTTTGTTGGCAATAAACCAACCCAACAACCTATTTGTAAGTTCAGAATAGAACAAGTCAAAGGAGTAAAGACCACAGTTTAATCCAGCTCAGATCTAATTCATAGTACAAACTGATTCGGAGTTTGCTCCTCTCACCGATATGAGAATATCAAAGGTTCTAAGAATCTCTTGCAACAACCTATAATTCAGTATCCAACTCTTAATATTAGATTACCGACTTTAGAACCCACTTGTCCAACTCACTCAACAATTCTTTATTTCtgtattttcattttcttcCTCTTGGCATGTGACgacaaacatcattttgttgctGATTAcgaatgccaataaaaagtgaTACATCTATCTATAAAACTGTTTGAATTTCCCAACTAACGTATTTTTGACCTTAACAATATGAAGTACAGCTGATTGTTTTTGTCAGCCAATCACTGTAGAGGGTTAAAGGTTACTGATGCAAACAGTAGTTGCGGTAAATGAGCCTTTCATCTGTAACTCTTTAGAGTCAGAAAGTTGCATCATGCTGCTCTGAAATGGAGCAGTTCATTTTCTTGTTGCATGGCAACCACTAACAGCAAGTGAATATCCTTTTTAAGCCGCGATATCCACAAAATATTCTACAAGATAGACCCGATTTCAAATCTTTTACCGACAAAGTGGTTTTTATCCTTTTTCCAAAATTGGCAATGAAAAACGAAGCCTAAATTTCTAGAGCCAAGTATCTGGTTCAATTTTTCTTATTGCTAACAATTAACACAATCAACAtgaattttgttatatataaaatcTCCAAAAGTTTTTGGTTCTGCTGCAACCAACCAAAAGcattttaacaaagtttttgaTCAATCCGGTGAAACCTATAAAAACTAtcattttttataggtttttTAGTTTCAGAAGTTTTTCAGTAAGTATTAGGTCTGagaacaaatttttttcaataactTAGAAACAACCCGAGCCAACGCTTTTATTTTGAACAGACTCACAAAGAACCTCTCAATTCTATGTTTCAAAGAATAAAAGGAGCATTGATCGCACAACTTCTAAAATCCTACTGATAACTCTTCGTGGTGCTCGATGGAAACGTCCTCTGTAGTGCAAAATAATAAAGCTACTATGATGAAAAGGTTTCAGTGCTCACTCTGAAGAACATGGCTAACATGAGAGGACACAAAACTCGTGTAACACCATTTTTTGTTCTTATAGCCAATAATAATCTCCAGCATTTTAGGgacaatataaaaatatttctccAAACCATTTTTCCCATTATTATATAATGGAAGGATTTAGTAAAGACAGCTGccttatattttattagaaagatTTTATGCTGATGAGATGCAATTTTCAGTTTAAAGAAATTCTAATTGCTTCTGAAGTTATGAAAGATATATATATGGCCATGTCGacttttgaaattgaaaaattaattccGACTTTAAAGAGTTAAAGAATTCAACACTTAATAATCCTAAAGTAATTCAAAATTCAAGCCAGTTAGTTACTGATGAAAGCATGCTGCCATGCTGAAGGACTGGCTATACTCGGTAGCTTTTAGACAAATTAGTAGCCAACTTTTCAACAAAATTCTAATAAAGGGTTTCATGCAATGCAACTGATTATAATCCATTCGAACAATCATATAATCAGAAAccatcatataataataatacgcaagaaatgctataatattgaaaaatatttagccGGCAAAAACTGATGCAATATGCAGGTATTGAAACTTACAAATAATATGAAACAACTGTTTCTCGCAGGCATGGTGAGTGTGAAATATCTTTTgaggtatttatatatacagtcaaacatggataactcgaacttcaagggaccgagcaaaagtgttcgaattatcagagcattcaagttatcagagcactgtcacaagtccatatatttacttatttattagtagatacatgtacatatacaaactataatataaatcaaaagcacaaatggcttgtttcaaattaaatgcttctaatgtaaagtttaaaacgttttcatgaaaaagtatagagatttttctatcacttgagattggtttgttgtttgaggtgatgttattgccaggacgttttttagattgacattggcaaaacttgatcgttgttgaaatgctcaaaagaaaagacatttttttcttttggggttttacccacgatcaattttgccgttttttcttgaagtttatgcagattaccttactttgcctgggattcgttaagagcaacactccgaggcagttcaattagaagttttacgaggttttacggtacattctatatcactcacgcttttttaatagatacttattgaatgtacacacgtattctgtgtttaggtcaaacgatgaatagttttttgtagctcagacaacgtatacgtttaattacaacactttttaagacgttttaaacattcaacattccaacgttgattcaacacggaatcaacgtcggaaaactattcatcacgggctagccgagtcacgcactcaaggattttcgccacgcacatacaaaacaacatgcgatttttgttttgtatgtgcgtggcgaaaattcttgcgcgcgtaacccggctagcccgtgctattcatcgtatcgcagtataaatcaaatttcaccaaacttttagaaaagtcgctgacaaaaacattttgccgatggtggtaataacgacgcttatgaattacgaaaagatgaagtttacctctatggctttgaataaagtgattttctaaagcgaaaacaaccgtttcggtagctgttgggcaaaaaacagttcgaattaacagtgttgagttcgagttatctatagcaatttatcattacgtgggaacggaccaaaggaaatgttcgaattaaccatgtgttcgagctatccgtggacgagttatccatgtttgactgtatatatatatatacatataattataatcatatatataattataatcatatatatatataaataaatatatatatatataaaccttcaaaggttcatatatatagaaaacttgaaatatataatataacttataaatatatatttatataaacttatatatatatataaacttatatatatataaacttatatatatataaacttatatatatatatataaacttatatatatatataagtaaattTATGTATTTAGATTCCTATATTAGACAAATTACTCACAGAAAGGACAAATGTAACCCAGCCTTAACAAATGCTCATGCATATTCTAAATACAAATGTTCCAAGTAATTTCTAGTTAGGAGTGGTTGAGAACTTCTGCGCATTTCTATGCATGACACAATACCAATCAGAGTTATTATATTTTCAAACATTCTAAGTTTGTACCGACATACTAACTCAATATAGCTGCCGAAAAGCTGCTAGAAGAAGAGACAACTCCACTATTTAAATCTACTAGCAATACATAACAGAGTAATACAGTTGTAATAGACTTAGAATACATACATCTCCGGCCAGCTGTAGCATCCGCCTCGTACTCTCGAGACTCTAGAACAGAAGCAAAACATTATGACTTAGCCTACTCTGAGAAAttaaaaagatatatatacctaatgaAAGAAAAACGAGAGAGGAAGTGAAAATACAATGAATGTTGTAGCAAAAAAACCAATAAGGAGAGCTTTTGCTGACCAGTTCGGGGAATACAACTGACCAAACAGTTCTACAATGATCAAACGATCGGGCTATCGATTGCTGGCAGATTGCCAGATAATCTAATGCAGCTCAAAAGGCCAGTTACGCATATCTATGTAAAGAATACGGTACTGTGTATACTATCTCAAGTCCACGACTTGGACTGGAGGTGAATTTTGGAATAACCAATTATGTTTTTAACATAACATGAAACGGTACCTAGCAGTGACCAAGACACACTTTATGTTAACAAACACATGTATGCCGTCGATATACAGctgtagacactcctacaaagTAAAACGCTTATACGATTTACATTGAACGTTTATGTTAAAGAGATTTCACTTGATAAGAAGAGTAAAATACATGCTACCACCCTAATCTGTCCTAAGGTCTTATGAACTTGCCCCTTTGACCcttaagaaaagaaaaaaactaaacttggCTTCTtcatttaatgactgtacagtaactgtagtaataattggtttgtatcgactaCTTCTCCAtctttattacttttatttggTTTAAGGTCCATGTTATTGGCAAACTATATGTTAAGTTAATGAGCTTCAATGTCACCTGAAATCTATTTTTTCCCTTTTCTTacacagcaaagtctattctgcaaagaaaATATCGTGTGTGTACAGAATAGAGTAAAACTATatctttaatataataagatCGATGTCTGTCTGTTATTCTGAAGCCAAGTAAGAGGTTAGGAGAAAAGATAGCTTTCAATGATTCAGCTTGGTTGACTGACACCCTaaaacctgcaccaatcgactaCCTTTAGgtttttctgaataattgtgctgctacttctctgcgctttattggcatgcctgatgatctctcacggcacccTAAACAACCAGGGTACAAGTGAATATGATAGATACACCCTTATAAACCCAATATATTTCCAAGTGCGGCGAGAGAGAAAcgaatatttttaaggctaactataaGACTCATTATTCAAACAACCTGCACCGATTTAAagttttacgttatatggaatttcttatGTAATGCAGAACAAAAATTTCACATAAATTCTCAATGTTAAGTGGAAGTTACGCAAAAGGAGGTTCACTCTATAGGAGCGCCTTCTGTACATAGAAAACAGCAGCAGAGCGAGATGCACTGAGGTGAAATTCACTCTAACAATAGAAAATCAAGAATTACTGTAATGTTTGATTTTGCCATGATAAGCTCTGTGAATATGCAAAGCCTCATGTTTGTGATAAACTGCGCATATCCTGGATATATTAGGCTTATCAGAAACACAATGCATCATAAAGGATA includes:
- the LOC137399239 gene encoding synaptosomal-associated protein 25-like isoform X3, whose protein sequence is MPSENGKVPLEDGMEEPEPETEEERAHREVQAQIDSAVNESLESTRRMLQLAGDAQDSGVKTIVALNEQGEQLDRIEEGMDKINTDMKDAEKSLEGLEKCCGLCVLPWKKAKNPQGMNYDASWKDPNDQPTTEGPRPVVGGGMAPTGNMVARITDDAREDEMEENLQQVGSMVSNLRNMAVDMGNEITSQNKAIDNINRKTQSNETRVVEANKRANKLLKS
- the LOC137399239 gene encoding synaptosomal-associated protein 25-like isoform X4 is translated as MPSENGKVPLEDGMEEPEPETEEERAHREVQAQIDSAVNESLESTRRMLQLAGDSKEAGIKTLVFLDEQGEQLDRIEEGMDKINTDMKDAEKSLEGLEKCCGLCVLPWKKAKNPQGMNYDASWKDPNDQPTTEGPRPVVGGGMAPTGNMVARITDDAREDEMEENLQQVGSMVSNLRNMAVDMGNEITSQNKAIDNINRKTQSNETRVVEANKRANKLLKS
- the LOC137399239 gene encoding synaptosomal-associated protein 23-like isoform X5, with the translated sequence MAYQPVSNGGAGNDGPTDELGQIRLAINQTTDESLESTRRMLQLAGDAQDSGVKTIVALNEQGEQLDRIEEGMDKINTDMKDAEKSLEGLEKCCGLCVLPWKKAKNPQGMNYDASWKDPNDQPTTEGPRPVVGGGMAPTGNMVARITDDAREDEMEENLQQVGSMVSNLRNMAVDMGNEITSQNKAIDNINRKAEALDNRVDNANKRAVNILRKS
- the LOC137399239 gene encoding synaptosomal-associated protein 25-A-like isoform X6; translated protein: MAYQPVSNGGAGNDGPTDELGQIRLAINQTTDESLESTRRMLQLAGDSKEAGIKTLVFLDEQGEQLDRIEEGMDKINTDMKDAEKSLEGLEKCCGLCVLPWKKAKNPQGMNYDASWKDPNDQPTTEGPRPVVGGGMAPTGNMVARITDDAREDEMEENLQQVGSMVSNLRNMAVDMGNEITSQNKAIDNINRKAEALDNRVDNANKRAVNILRKS
- the LOC137399239 gene encoding synaptosomal-associated protein 23-like isoform X1 encodes the protein MPSENGKVPLEDGMEEPEPETEEERAHREVQAQIDSAVNESLESTRRMLQLAGDAQDSGVKTIVALNEQGEQLDRIEEGMDKINTDMKDAEKSLEGLEKCCGLCVLPWKKAKNPQGMNYDASWKDPNDQPTTEGPRPVVGGGMAPTGNMVARITDDAREDEMEENLQQVGSMVSNLRNMAVDMGNEITSQNKAIDNINRKAEALDNRVDNANKRAVNILRKS
- the LOC137399239 gene encoding synaptosomal-associated protein 25-A-like isoform X2; this encodes MPSENGKVPLEDGMEEPEPETEEERAHREVQAQIDSAVNESLESTRRMLQLAGDSKEAGIKTLVFLDEQGEQLDRIEEGMDKINTDMKDAEKSLEGLEKCCGLCVLPWKKAKNPQGMNYDASWKDPNDQPTTEGPRPVVGGGMAPTGNMVARITDDAREDEMEENLQQVGSMVSNLRNMAVDMGNEITSQNKAIDNINRKAEALDNRVDNANKRAVNILRKS